The DNA segment ACTGATACCATGTGAGAGTAATTTCGACATGCATGCTAGACTAAGGGCTAACGTCGCAACATGTGATAGAGTAGTGATATGTTGCGGTTCATGATGTAGGTGGTGGTTGTGGGTCTTTCTCTTTGGTCTCGCAGGTAGGCCTAGTAATGGTGACACTAACTCGCTATGCCGAACCGCGTGATCGTGAAGAGGAAAGTGAGGAGGATTCAGATCACATTGTTGAAACAATAAAACCGGATCATCTAATGAGAGTGATTTTCTTGATGAGTATGTGTCGGAGACTTTAACTGGTGGGTTTCTTCCTCCTCCATTTTTGGCTATTCCATAAGTATTAGATGTTCCAAGTAAAAATACTCTTAACTTTGATGTCATACAGCTAGATGATCCTTTCAAtcttagcaaaaaaaaaaaaagattatagCACAGATAGCAACGTGAAATTTTGGGTGGGTCATAAGTTTAGGAGTAGAGATACTGCTTTGATGGCAGTGAAGAATTACAACATTCGAAAGAATGTTGAATATAGAGTTTTAGAGTCAGATAGGTTGAAATATCATTGTTGATATAAGTAATTCTCTATTGGGTGTCTATAGAATTTTTGTGGTACACTTCGACAAAATCTGAGCTACTGGTAAATATCATTCTTTACATTTTACAAAATTCACAAGTAGATgttatttatgttatatattagGTGATGACATTTATGAGTGATTTTGTAAGGAGGTGCGTAAGTTTGGGGGTCACACTCCTATTTAGCACCAACCATGTCCCAAGATCGTTATCAATTAGATAACAGACTGATTTGCACAGTGATCTTGTTGATGATACATATTGATCTCTCTGTTTCTATCCCAGTATTATAAAGTGCAGTACAACAAAGTTATTATTTCAAGCCATCATATCAAAAGATGTGGATGACAAAGCAGAAAACGATTGCTCAGGCATGTGGGATGGCCATAAAACTGCTAAAAATCTCTAATGTAACCCCTAATCGACTCACGATATGTGAATAAACCAAGATAATAAACTACATCCTAGAGTGTAATGGTATACTCATTCCACAAAAGGTAAAAATTATGCGTCTCAAGCCTCTACCGCTCAACAAATATAGAGAGTAAAGAATTATCAAACATGAAATTTTTTAGCTCGACTGCATGTCTGAACCCAGCCTCCCTAATATAAAGCAATAAGACGTCCGATGGTGGGATAAACAAGGTCGCATGATGTGGCAAAAGCATAAGATATGTCTATAAGAATACATTTgatcaattttttataatgCGTATTATATTGCTCATAATAACTAAATTATAACATTATCTAATTATgaattttatgtatttaaattaattaaatattaattagggCAAAGTATGCCTTTTTTTCCTTCCAatatttgcaatttttttttaaaaaataccctTAACATttagtttcatttaattttatctttaatattttttttatttttgtccaaaTTATCCCTAAATGTTActttcatataaaattttaggaacaaaattaaaaacttttaagaaaaattttgacacaaattaaaaacgttaagaataaaattgaatgaatcaaaaacattagagacaaaattaaatcaaattaaaaattaggagtatttaaaaaaaattgtcaacattaaagacaaaaataacacaTCTTCTaactaattaaatcaaaatatctTAACATTAccactaaattaattaaattaaaatatcataacATGTCagctaattaattaaattaaaaaatattaaatatcaaaattttaatatatcttttaactaactaaatcaaaatattctaacatatcaactaattaattaaattacaatAAGATATAAACAAATCAACCTCAAAATCGAATATCTCGACTACATGTCACGTCGCATTTGCCATATGTTTTTGATACTTGAGAGAATTTAAAAAACTGAGTAagcaaactttttaaatttaccAAAATATCTTCAAATAAACATTGATCTCAGCTGCACTTTATATATAGATATCAATGTTCTGATCTCGGGTgttgagaataaaaaaatttttctaccatattccggatttttttgcttttattatatattttaagtgCACCTGAAATATGTTAAAAAtcaaatgttttttattttggatacaCAATACTCAAAATTTAGCTTTCttgttttactaaatttttagtGTTTGTGATGTGATACATTACACTTAAAGATTAATTTTTGcacattttaataaataaataatttaattaatttaagtaaaaaaattccTTATATCTTATCCTCAACAATCCATGTCATCTAGGTCTTGAAAAGGACAACCCACCATCAAGCTATAGAATCTCAACATCGTATAGATTATATTCTGAAATATTACTTGCTAAAGAATCAAATTTCACTCAGAGATAATGACAAATCTTTTGAGCTTCACCAATTACAACTCAGGGAAATTACCTCCAAGTTAGGTTATATAACAAATGTCACCATCCATTTATAAAATGGGATGCTCTAGTGTAAAAATGAAAGTTGGTAAAGATGTAAAGAAAATTTGTCTCTTGTGCTTAGAAGCGGGACACGTGAGAATTTGGTTTCTATAACGGAGCAAGTTGTGGGGGTTAAGATTTGGAGGAGGCTTAGAAGGCTTTGATGTGGTGAGTCTAGTGGGTAATTAGTGAGAGCTATTGAAAGAGGGTTGGATGGGTGGGTGGGCCATTGTGGCTATGGGCTTTGGTGGAAAAAAGTTTTCGGCCAAggtatccaaaaaaaaaagggtgtGTTAATGTGAAGAAAGGGAAGTATTGTCTCCAGGGTGTTTGCGGTGCggtttttgaattaattttgagtaAAAAATTTATCTGATTTGAATACTAATTTTATTTGCGGTGCAGTTTGAATtggatgctttttttttttaaatctgatccgatccgatccaatttcaagtggtttggattggattggatttacggttttataaattaaaaaaattaaataaatataacaagtctcaacattaaattttaaataatcaacaatgacATAAAAAGTTtcaacaatatcttaaaaagtcaacaataacataacaatataaataaaattataggttagttaaaataaataaataacattttgaacataaaatatttattaaataataataatacatgaataatataaaaatatataaaaattgaacaagttataaatataattgtaaatataataataaaataataatgttataGCACATTGTGCGGTTTGAATTGTATTGCATCGGTCATGAtcctattaaaaaaaacaaattaaataaaaaattaatcataggtattaataaaatcataaacgttggtgttcataccctggccaaACACTAAGATCCAGGTCCAAATCAGATAAAGAAGCCTAACCCCACACAACCGACCTCCTCGGAAGAGGTCGGATTCGACACAGGCCTCACCTCAAGGAAGTTGAAATCAAAagttagctggcagataaacattcgttcaaataagtaactgcccctaaaatctctcaacccattTCTAGGGGCAATATCTCAACTTCTCTAAGATAAAAGGATGGTTATCCTCCTTAAAAgatggaactactccaacggtggttattggtccaccactataaatacactgatacCCCTCAGATATCTCTAAATTCCAATACTCTCTCAAAACTTGTTTATaccccttgctgacttaggcatcggagtgtctttgcaggtaccacccccattccTTCATACGCACAAGTCGGACGACGGCTCCCAAACGTAAACCGAGTCGGAGGCCATCTCCCAcagacgattgggccaacctCACAAGTCCAGCCCACTAAACTCCGGTTACCCATCGTAATAGTTGgattccaaaataatattaagaataagattattGAAAGTATTAGAACAAAAATACGatgtaaaaaaaatcctaaattaaCATTTTCACgttaatacttaaaattttataaaaatgtaacatatttgattaaaaatatctaaattaaaataataggataatataaaaaaattatttaagttgatgtctactttagtaattttttatttaaaagtgattttgagtagtataatccaaacaatatttattttattataattcattttgatataaatatgGTCAAATATAAATCACTTCAATATAAACTTACTTTTTACCAAAatcaaatttacaaaatcaattttatacaaaCTCTCATTTATaaactgtaatccaaacacactTCACCAAAAATTTAGTCCATGTGCAtttattctttctcttcttttattttgttcggTTCATTCGGGTCATATAACCTTTTTTTTTGTGGTCAAGGGTCATACAACATAAAGTTACTTAATCTTGCAATATGCTTTTAACTCATTCCTCCCTTTCAACTATGATTTCCCCGCGGCCCACTCATATCCAAGGCCTCATATGGAGTCCATCCAACCTAGGCCCAATTCTCGCACATCCAGGTGCAGCACCTTCTATCCAAACGGAGCCAATTTCCTTCCAGCATGAGCTACTCGGCTTCGTGGTTGCTTCACGTTACACCCAGCAAATAATCAGAAGCGGCTCCCGAGACACCTGTCAGCACGAAATAACTCCAAAAGAAATATCTGTATCCTCGCATCTGTACCCTATAATTTCCCTATATAAAATACACACTAAATTTCCTTATAAGCATATgacatttgatatctttatattttctaaaataacatTGACTAGTGAATGATTTCGTGCacagaaataaataatttagactTAATGATACAATGATTTATAATtgctttttataaaatttgaattaaagaaagaatgcttcatcataataatatatgaatgcTTCTACCTTGACCTAAATTTGCGTTCATGAAGATACTTAATCAAAATCTTAGCAAAATTATCTAAACAATGTGTCATAAGTCACCAAAAAATCTTGCAGGATTGGGTGCTGTAAAACGAAAACTTGCCAATGTGCTTTTCATCCTTTACTGAATGTACTATTTCTATACTTAGTAGGAAAAAAAAAGGTAGAATTTACACTAAAAAAATCTGCATTGATGAATGTTATGTTATATAACGCTTTGGCTCATTGTCAGAGAAATTCGTGAATCCTctatatgataattaattaggGAAATCAGATCTTGTTATTGACAAATGATGAATAACTGAGAGTCATGAGTAAAATAATACTATAGCTAAGATAGATATGCAGAGTAATTTCGATAATCAAATAATCATATATGAGaagtaaagaacaaaaaaaagtttgatgtgatcaaattatttaaggcaattatttatatactataaaATGTCCTGATGTACGAGTCAAAATACACGATGATTATTAAAGTAAGAGTAAAAAAAGTGTGAAAAAGATTATAATTTTACAAGTTACATAGAAAAAGATTATATAGATTATAATTTGATTTCACTTTTAGTAATGAAGCATGCTTCTTGTTGCTGCTAGTTGGGGTATATAGTATTGATTATTGACCAAAAGGTCGTGGATACAtggaaaaaaaatgtatttataatgACATATTTCTTTGGCATAGGGTTATTTGActttgtatattttaatataatcttCTTGGCTGAGTTAAAATTGAAGAAGCATGTAGTGACAAACAAACTAATTCAGGGAAATGGAAGAAGTTGATTAAGGAAAATGAGCATTTTGCCTTAAGGTTTTTAAACTACAACAATGTACATCTGATCGATGACTTGTTGACTGGTTCTTttgaaccaaaaatattttcagttttgtccaaaagaagaaaaagaatcacaTCCTTGAGATCTGAAGAGGTATATTAGTAGTTTCAAGCATCTCATGCCTAACAACAGAAACTAGAGGCAGATTATTTTGCACATGGCCTAGTTTCTCTAGAAGGTATCTTTGACAGTTTTCGGCAGCCATCATCCCAGCAGAGTAAGCTCCATGTACAGATCCTTGGTGGTCATCCATGCAAACAGCTTCCCCACCAAAGAACAAATTACCAACAGGCATCCGCAGCCTGTCATACACGTCCTCCGGCTTCCCAACTAAATCATATGTGTAACAGCCGAGAGAGTTTGGATCGGTTCCCCAACGTGATACAAGATACTGAACCTGAAAAGGTTTTAACATAGTATGAATTAAGGTTCCTTAAGTAAGAAGGTAAGATGTAGAGAATAAAGAAATACATTGAGGTTTGGTTACTGGAGAACACAAATTTGTTTGGAGAATACAATACAGAAACAGAAAAGATATCTCTGTCCaaagaaacacaaattttctGTCATCCCAAAAACTTACAGAAAGATTGAGAGATGAACTTACTGGGTCGGATGCATCAGGAAACATCTTCTTGAGCTGTTGCATTACGAAATTCGCAGCCGACTCATTGGATAGCTTCTCAAGGTCATACGCGAACCTGCCAGCCGCCATATATACAAGAATCGGATGGCCTGTTGCTTTATGTAGATTGAGAAAATAACCACAGGAATAAGAGGTGGGTGCAACAATGCCCAAGAGTTCTACATTAGGCCAAAACACTTTGTCAAATCTTAGGGCAATCTTGTTCTCATTGCCCACACCAAGATCTGCAATTGCAGCAACCTTCCAATCAGGCAGTTTCGGTATAAATTCGATCAAATTGGCCTTTAGGATTCCGACAGGAACTGTTACAATAACGGCGTCCGCTACAAAGTTTGTGCCATTTTCAAGTGTGACCATTATCTTATTGAAcccatttgatatctttgtcaCCCTACATGGTGAGGTTTCAAAGAAGGATCAAAACCTTACACCATAAGTCCTAATCACCAGAAGAGGGTAAGATACAGCAGAATAAAGACATGTATTCTCATTACTAACatcaataaaaagtaaaataaattcaaagttCTATGGGTTCAGAGGACAATGCAATAAGATTGATCAAGTTAAACTTGGCAAATGATGCCCAAGATAATTCAATGGTATAAATCTTAGCATGATTTTTCATCAACAGTTCTATTGGATTATCTTGGCGCATCTAACTTGAAGCATTTTAAGGCATTGCCGGGTTCAGATTATAAATTGGGTGCCGCCACATCAAAGTTTTAGACTCAAGTTACAGTCAAATGAGTTTGAAAACTGAAATGAATTTTGATCCTAATCTCCGAGtgacaaaatatttattttttagctTTTTTCCCCTCCCATCTTTATATATCCTGGCCTTGGTATCCTCACTGCTTCAAACATGACATAGTGAATTGTAataatttcttcttcctttctccttTCATTTTCTCATAACAAATCAGAAAAACGACCATGCAGCTAAGTCATGCGATAAATTATGCAGGCATGCCTGTGATTCAAGCGTATATCCAGATTTTTTGCAAGAGCTTTAATAACAGGATCATATCCTTCTACCATTAGTCCATGACCGCCAGAAAGGACGTGTTCCTATAagaaaattgatataattacTTGACATGGAAGTTTAAGGGTAATAAGGATCTTGTATCATTCAAGAAATATTGAGGAACTCACCTGATCCCAGGTTTTCAGTGATATCATATCTGCATCAGCAGCAAACCAAGCTTCCATTCTGCATATATACCATTGTAGCACTTCATGGGAAAGTCCTTGCTGCCTGAAAAGAAAACTTTGTCAGCTATAAGGATAGATTGAAAAAACTTCAAGCCTCATTGCTTATACATTACTCTCTTTGTTTCAAAATATATGTCACTTCGGAAATTTGGTACATTCATAACTGAAATGAATCTTGATATAAATTAAATCCAAATGCATTGCATTGTTAATAT comes from the Arachis duranensis cultivar V14167 chromosome 7, aradu.V14167.gnm2.J7QH, whole genome shotgun sequence genome and includes:
- the LOC107458090 gene encoding probable polyamine oxidase 4 isoform X1; the protein is MDPKELFSTNLIDGKIVASHIERQCSPLPSVIVIGAGISGLAAARSLYDASFEVTILESRDRLGGRINTDYSFGCPVDMGASWLHGVCNENPLAPLIRGLGLTLYRTSGDDSILYDHDLESCMLFNTDGHQVPQQIVMDVGETFKRILEETGKVRDEDPDDMSVQQAISVVLNSHPELKQQGLSHEVLQWYICRMEAWFAADADMISLKTWDQEHVLSGGHGLMVEGYDPVIKALAKNLDIRLNHRVTKISNGFNKIMVTLENGTNFVADAVIVTVPVGILKANLIEFIPKLPDWKVAAIADLGVGNENKIALRFDKVFWPNVELLGIVAPTSYSCGYFLNLHKATGHPILVYMAAGRFAYDLEKLSNESAANFVMQQLKKMFPDASDPVQYLVSRWGTDPNSLGCYTYDLVGKPEDVYDRLRMPVGNLFFGGEAVCMDDHQGSVHGAYSAGMMAAENCQRYLLEKLGHVQNNLPLVSVVRHEMLETTNIPLQISRM
- the LOC107458090 gene encoding probable polyamine oxidase 4 isoform X2, which encodes MMHLLRLHGVCNENPLAPLIRGLGLTLYRTSGDDSILYDHDLESCMLFNTDGHQVPQQIVMDVGETFKRILEETGKVRDEDPDDMSVQQAISVVLNSHPELKQQGLSHEVLQWYICRMEAWFAADADMISLKTWDQEHVLSGGHGLMVEGYDPVIKALAKNLDIRLNHRVTKISNGFNKIMVTLENGTNFVADAVIVTVPVGILKANLIEFIPKLPDWKVAAIADLGVGNENKIALRFDKVFWPNVELLGIVAPTSYSCGYFLNLHKATGHPILVYMAAGRFAYDLEKLSNESAANFVMQQLKKMFPDASDPVQYLVSRWGTDPNSLGCYTYDLVGKPEDVYDRLRMPVGNLFFGGEAVCMDDHQGSVHGAYSAGMMAAENCQRYLLEKLGHVQNNLPLVSVVRHEMLETTNIPLQISRM